The Lineus longissimus chromosome 2, tnLinLong1.2, whole genome shotgun sequence genome window below encodes:
- the LOC135483978 gene encoding uncharacterized protein LOC135483978: MNVLMNPRKNILPASGMLQVLWSPEITETEKETIVLKHMKKNLVKRRWKQASAMRHVVEFVKGKEWTESHMKKIKKGDKETHNKLVHSAGQNDAEVGATNVENENIENDSNVDGEVEV, from the exons ATGAACGTCCTGATGAACCCTCGCAAGAACATCCTGCCGGCTTCGGGAATGCTCCAAGTCCTCTGGAGTCCCGAGATCACGGAAACCGAAAAGGAAACAATCGTCCTCAAACACATGAAGAAAAATCTTGTCAAAAGG CGGTGGAAGCAAGCTTCAGCCATGAGACATGTCGTAGAGTTCGTCAAAGGAAAAGAATGGACAGAAAG TCACATGAAGAAAATAAAGAAAGGCGACAAAGAAACTCACAACAAATTAGTTCACAGCGCTGGACAAAATGATGCAGAAGTGGGTGCGACTAATGTTGAAAacgaaaatattgaaaatgacagCAACGTTGATGGAGAGGTGGAGGTATAG
- the LOC135503627 gene encoding uncharacterized protein LOC135503627: MNDNEELISESAEEKQPITAKKKTIENAGDEQTGGDAMAVGCDGQSHGCTIRTFVCFASVMWIIADCVVDWIFYVNLLRVKPGLVLGPVSVHIRSSMLVFCCVGTVVSTASFVNVLSKALCFRIMIKQQMLFLVMVWFKNFPQIVISNVIAACQEVAVTYYQVIKAVMIITTMLAVAFIIVISCYVQNQRKTEAKPWRPTWDLVVIYSGVLFNLVLASSVLCMVHISPVDKYGTIITFKTPRGDLDMSRYFYAIDIFYHHPSFEENCKNFNRSDMNYWLRIGSIFQVAETGLHSLKVVYNYKNEALRTYYYLHRRQSPILEERYCYILDKVKCLIIPQDKCSGDFIKDKRTAITMSFQYILPAPSMLFGNIKYDAYTYNISGKTGPYPCLEVKQMSQILESNETKMTNIFGKVHYFENSFIGGTRPLPMKPLQVYGNATKFYKYNTLTDAKKIWRTGVARCRTTGNLGPQPQSFLSCLQY, encoded by the coding sequence ATGAACGACAATGAAGAGCTAATCAGTGAAAGTGCTGAAGAAAAGCAACCAATCACAGCTAAGAAGAAAACGATTGAAAATGCTGGAGACGAGCAAACTGGCGGTGATGCCATGGCCGTTGGTTGCGATGGCCAATCACACGGCTGCACGATCAGGACATTCGTCTGTTTTGCCAGCGTGATGTGGATTATTGCAGACTGCGTCGTCGACTGGATTTTCTATGTTAATCTACTGCGCGTTAAGCCAGGATTAGTGCTCGGTCCCGTTAGTGTCCATATTCGGAGCTCCATGCTGGTGTTCTGTTGCGTGGGGACAGTAGTCAGCACGGCAAGTTTCGTCAACGTGCTGAGTAAAGCGCTGTGCTTCagaatcatgataaaacagcaaaTGTTGTTCCTAGTGATGGTCTGGTTTAAGAATTTCCCGCAGATTGTGATAAGTAATGTGATAGCTGCTTGCCAAGAAGTTGCGGTGACGTATTATCAAGTGATTAAAGCAGTTATGATAATAACGACGATGCTTGCAGTGGCGTTTATCATCGTTATTTCATGCTACGTACAAAATCAGAGGAAGACTGAGGCAAAACCCTGGCGACCCACTTGGGATCTTGTCGTAATTTATTCTGGGGTGTTGTTTAATTTAGTTTTGGCTTCGTCCGTATTGTGCATGGTTCATATATCACCAGTGGACAAATATGGAACGATTATTACATTCAAAACACCCAGAGGCGATTTAGATATGAGCAGATATTTTTATGCAATAGATATTTTCTATCACCATCCATCGTTTGAGGAGAATTGTAAGAACTTTAATCGATCGGACATGAACTACTGGCTTCGCATCGGGAGTATATTTCAGGTTGCTGAAACTGGACTGCACAGTTTAAAAGTTGTTTATAACTATAAAAACGAGGCTTTAAGGACATATTATTATCTTCATCGAAGACAATCACCAATACTAGAGGAGAGGTACTGTTATATTCTAGACAAGGTGAAATGCCTAATTATTCCGCAGGATAAGTGTTCAGGAGACTTCATCAAGGATAAACGAACTGCAATCACAATGTCATTCCAGTACATTTTACCTGCTCCCAGTATGTTGTTCGGTAACATTAAATATGATGCTTACACATACAATATATCAGGGAAAACTGGACCGTACCCATGCCTTGAAGTCAAACAAATGTCTCAAATTCTGGAGTCAAATGAGACAAAGATGACAAATATATTCGGAAAGGTTCATTATTTTGAGAATTCCTTTATCGGAGGAACCAGGCCGCTACCGATGAAACCTCTTCAAGTGTATGGAAACGCCACTAAGTTTTATAAATATAACACACTGACTGATGCAAAGAAAATCTGGCGAACAGGCGTCGCCAGATGCCGCACGACTGGAAACCTAGGACCGCAGCCACAATCATTTTTGAGCTGTCTACAATACTAA
- the LOC135483786 gene encoding uncharacterized protein LOC135483786 produces MTMPPNTAMQLKDNETQTEIKPGCFTRLKNNIIVQYISITVALFVIVLDWIFDWLLFYSVYNIQSGLIYGPVDEGIWIALLFFCCTGTVIVAVEILNLCREHFWNAPFVSGDLINVIALWCEDLPQIILNTMIAACHEVPISFAQTGKLSLAILGSILRLLIIVVRYIVYKHRVKKGLKSKKTKKEKHNTQVLGGFMIAGMIATVLCASLTFFFNQLGYSGEGAGLTFQIPTGIFDGKLNTAKYFDNVSIFLDHPNFYKDCRSAKDDSLHTQLATIKDPMIAYWSYNVVQVQYGFAKINNSELFYVKKSSLSPDVNNAFNCYSENTTDCAISITDCNNFNNITFDKIDYEFRFYPPHKFLIFGELVFSARSMNSAGNITYSYHDAQKQGLESDIFGTLQYFKQTLSTLPLLPNPGQGSGNVTYFDSEKDLTAVDGFWKTGLMQCPGTGHMAPIFSNSFTMN; encoded by the coding sequence ATGACCATGCCTCCAAACACGGCCATGCAACTCAAAGACAATGAGACACAAACAGAAATCAAACCTGGCTGCTTCACTCGTTTGAAGAACAACATAATCGTCCAGTACATCTCGATCACAGTGGCGCTGTTTGTAATCGTATTAGACTGGATATTTGATTGGTTGTTGTTTTACTCTGTCTATAACATCCAGAGCGGTCTGATCTACGGTCCTGTCGATGAGGGCATATGGATTGCCTTACTTTTTTTTTGTTGTACCGGAACTGTGATAGTTGCAGTGGAAATCCTTAATTTATGTCGTGAACATTTTTGGAACGCCCCGTTTGTTTCCGGTGACTTGATTAACGTGATCGCTCTCTGGTGCGAGGACCTGCCACAGATAATCCTGAATACCATGATAGCTGCCTGCCACGAGGTACCCATCAGTTTTGCTCAAACCGGTAAACTCTCATTAGCGATTTTAGGCTCAATTCTACGACTTTTGATAATAGTTGTTCGTTACATCGTTTACAAACACAGGGTCAAAAAGGGACtcaaatcaaagaaaacaaagaaggaGAAGCATAATACACAAGTTTTGGGAGGATTCATGATAGCTGGAATGATAGCTACTGTCCTGTGCGCATCcctgacattttttttcaaccAGTTAGGATACAGTGGAGAGGGGGCTGGCCTGACCTTTCAGATTCCCACAGGAATTTTCGACGGGAAACTCAACACTGCTAAGTATTTTGACAACGTTTCAATTTTCCTTGACCATCCCAACTTCTACAAGGACTGCAGGTCGGCCAAAGACGACTCACTACACACACAACTTGCAACCATAAAGGATCCTATGATTGCATACTGGAGTTACAATGTTGTACAAGTACAGTATGGATTTGCTAAAATCAACAATTCTGAACTTTTCTATGTGAAAAAATCCAGCCTTTCCCCGGACGTCAACAACGCTTTCAACTGCTACTCGGAGAACACCACAGACTGTGCCATTAGTATCACAGactgcaacaacttcaacaACATAACattcgacaaaattgattaCGAGTTCCGTTTCTACCCACCACATAAATTCCTCATATTTGGGGAACTGGTATTCAGTGCGAGGTCTATGAATTCAGCGGGTAATATTACATACAGTTACCATGACGCCCAGAAGCAGGGCCTGGAATCGGATATATTTGGAACTTTACAATATTTCAAGCAGACTTTGTCTACTTTACCCTTGCTTCCAAATCCCGGTCAAGGGTCAGGGAATGTTACCTATTTTGACAGTGAGAAGGATCTGACTGCTGTTGATGGGTTTTGGAAGACGGGGTTGATGCAATGTCCAGGGACTGGACACATGGCGCCAATCTTCTCAAATAGCTTTACCATGAACTAA
- the LOC135483979 gene encoding uncharacterized protein LOC135483979 has protein sequence MSEDSLLSMTDNRTDGINEQGVFRLMEVIYTVLSKYVWMLPVVFGIPGNMISVVVTTREHNRHLSPCIYMSAMALVDTLLLVNTAWFVPIIFWNLAQDASLKARGLMFKFAWYITYTCAILSGLYLAEMSTDRLIAVRFPMAAPRLCTTSRAHKTVIITTILIAALDLNIFFTYQYIRDPVTGSEILLASFPSAPVVELLASGFQLIFGTICPFIVILFSNTWIILAVRKAAKERTKMGTSEKHGAKAEKDTAHLTRMLILTEARNPAINIWQGYQALMPPHHAFVNASIPTKVIAARRTYHGLTWSQSGSKSE, from the exons ATGAGTGAAGACAGTCTTCTTTCGATGACGGACAATCGGACGGACGGGATCAACGAACAAGGAGTCTTCAGGCTCATGGAGGTCATATATACGGTCTTGTCGAAGTATGTATGGATGCTTCCAGTTGTGTTTGGTATCCCTGGCAACATGATCTCCGTCGTCGTTACAACCCGGGAACACAACCGCCACCTATCGCCGTGCATCTACATGTCTGCAATGGCGTTGGTGGACACCCTATTGTTGGTCAACACCGCCTGGTTTGTCCCAATAATATTTTGGAATTTGGCGCAGGATGCAAGTTTAAAAGCCAGGGGGCTCATGTTTAA GTTTGCTTGGTACATCACGTACACATGTGCCATTCTGTCCGGCCTCTACCTGGCGGAGATGTCCACGGATCGCCTCATCGCGGTCAGGTTTCCCATGGCCGCTCCAAGGCTGTGCACGACCAGCAGGGCGCACAAGACCGTTATCATAACTACCATACTCATCGCAGCTTTGGATCTCAACATCTTTTTCACTTATCAGTACATAAGAGATCCAGTAACAG GGTCCGAAATCCTCCTGGCCTCCTTTCCGAGTGCACCCGTCGTGGAGCTCCTGGCCTCCGGATTCCAGCTCATATTCGGTACAATCTGTCCCTTTATCGTAATTCTCTTTTCCAACACATGGATCATCCTCGCCGTCCGAAAAGCAGCCAAAGAACGCACCAAAATGGGCACATCAGAAAAACATGGCGCCAAAGCTGAAAAGGATACGGCACATTTGACGCGCATGCTCATTCTG ACAGAAGCCAGAAATCCGGCCATCAATATTTGGCAAGGTTACCAGGCCCTAATGCCTCCGCaccatgcgttcgtcaatgcatCAATCCCAACAAAGGTGATCGCTGCACGGAGGACTTACCACGGGCTCACTTGGTCCCAGTCGGGATCAAAATCAGAATAG